One Peptostreptococcus equinus genomic window carries:
- a CDS encoding manganese-dependent inorganic pyrophosphatase, translating into MSLLVFGHKSPDTDSICSSLVMTNLKKSLGIDAQACCLGELRKEAQFVLNYFGVEAPKMISSVSEEDECCIVDHNEFGQSVDGLENATIVEIVDHHKLGGMITSAPLNMTLRTVGCTNTILFSMYKENKIEITKPMAGLMLSAILSDTLIFRSPTTTQADIDAGKELAKIAGVDYEKYGMEMFRAGTSLDGYSVEEIVKMDFKPFQMGNKKVGIGQVMTLDIDSVLEKQDEFLSYINGTDYDMLFLAITDIIKEGSYLLYKAPDQVVADAFKVEGKQGVFVEELVSRKKQIVPNLTPVVENF; encoded by the coding sequence ATGAGTTTATTAGTTTTTGGTCATAAGAGTCCTGATACAGATTCAATCTGTTCATCTTTGGTAATGACTAATTTAAAAAAATCACTAGGAATAGATGCACAAGCTTGTTGCTTAGGTGAATTAAGAAAAGAAGCACAATTTGTTTTAAATTATTTTGGAGTTGAAGCTCCAAAAATGATTTCTTCAGTATCTGAAGAGGACGAATGTTGCATAGTTGACCATAATGAATTTGGTCAAAGTGTAGATGGTTTAGAAAATGCTACAATAGTTGAAATAGTAGATCATCACAAATTAGGCGGAATGATAACATCTGCTCCACTTAACATGACATTAAGAACAGTTGGGTGTACAAACACAATATTATTCTCAATGTATAAGGAAAATAAGATAGAAATTACAAAACCAATGGCTGGGCTAATGCTATCTGCTATTCTTTCAGATACATTAATATTCAGATCTCCTACAACTACACAGGCTGATATTGACGCTGGTAAAGAATTAGCAAAAATAGCAGGAGTTGACTATGAAAAATACGGCATGGAAATGTTTAGGGCTGGAACTTCACTAGATGGATATTCTGTAGAAGAAATAGTAAAGATGGACTTCAAGCCATTCCAAATGGGAAATAAAAAGGTTGGAATAGGTCAAGTTATGACTTTAGATATAGATTCTGTACTAGAAAAGCAGGATGAATTCTTATCTTATATCAATGGAACTGATTACGATATGTTATTTTTAGCTATAACAGATATAATCAAAGAAGGTTCTTATTTACTATATAAGGCTCCAGACCAAGTAGTAGCAGATGCATTCAAGGTTGAAGGAAAGCAAGGAGTGTTTGTAGAAGAACTTGTTTCTAGAAAGAAACAGATAGTACCAAATCTTACTCCAGTAGTAGAAAATTTTTAA